Below is a genomic region from Populus trichocarpa isolate Nisqually-1 chromosome 15, P.trichocarpa_v4.1, whole genome shotgun sequence.
ATTGCAAGTGTAGTTTCAGACACTTTAAACCTCAACTTTTCAGTCCTGGTATGCATAGATTTTTGTTGCATTTTGCATTGGTGCTTTTTTCTTCAtgcctttcctttttatttctcgATGATTCTCGAGTCATTCATACGGATGTGCAAGAATTTGCTAACCATATAGTATAAAcaagtcaaaaaaaaatattgtagcatAGAGATATATATTACTCCTTTCATGATCATAACCATATATGAAGAAAATTCCATATTCAAGATATACAGAAAGAGAAGCATATCtaacatgtttttctttcatatttgaaCTTTGTAGAAATTTAAGCAAAACAAGAGATGCTTTATATCCCactagccttgataacattgacctattGAATAATGAATTTGTGAATAAGTTGAGAGACAATTAAGACACCTTTgtcaactttgattttaaaagatgaaaagattTGTTTGATAGGGAGGATGAGCTAATGAAAATGACCATCTATTGGAATATCTAAACCATACCAGTTGCAAAGTTAAGCCATATTAGTTGCAAAAAAGAGCTGAAGGAATCTAAGCCACACGCAAAAGACTTCAAGGCAAGTCGTACTAGGTTTTGTTTCCTCTCTTTGATTTAGCGTATTAACATATATTATCCTAAATTTTTGACGTATTACCAAATTTAACAGGACTATAAAACCCTGAAAGCCCAAGCATCACACCTAAGCCTAACCGCCTATAGGCTCGGGCATTACGTTGGAGCCCAGCGTTAGGTGTTATGCCTGAGCCCAGGTAGTTAGACCTTGGTCACACAGTTGGGGCCATATGGTGCTAAGACAGCGTGCCTGGGCTTGTTTGGGTGCCTCTTGGGCTCAACCACACGACGTGATCAGTCCAACCCTCTAAGCTTGATTTTTCAGGACCGCATGCAAGCCCTTGAGATTTTTTCACTAACCCAAGTCATTCTTAGCTCAAATCCTACTCCCCCTACACctttaggtgtataaaaatctCTCATGCCCTACCATATCTCCATCTCATTAATGCATAAAAGTGATAAGATGAGCTAGCCAATTTTAGTGGGGCACATGTGTTTGGCTATGGAATCTTGGGTAGGTTGAATGAAATACAACTCACTACTAACAAGATTAATTTATAAAGTTGGAATAATTAATCTTCAACATCTCCACTCTAGCATAAAGACAAGATTCATGGGGTATAAATACCACTTGAATCACCCAAATAGAGggtttataatttcttcttccTCAACATATTATTTGTAGAGCCTTTCTCTCTGCAAAATATTATTGCACTTTCTCAACAAAAATGCTTGTTTAAGCATCTAAGAGTCTTCAAATCCACCTCACATTAAGCGCACTCATCTTAGCTAAGAAAAATAGATCAAATTTTAAGAACTAAGTAATTAACCTATTATCGAACCATAAAAACTTTATTCCTAACCATTTTTGATTTTAAAACGTTATCAccaaataatggtttttttaatcatccaCCACCAGAAATTCAACgaataccaacggaattaccgacggaccttTTTCTGTCGATATTGTGCTGAGATATTTACCGACCGGATTTTTTTCCTCGCTAAaaccatcggtatataccgacaaaatGTTTATGTTAGTATATACTGAGTAAATCCTAGACgaaatataaagaattttaaaaaactaaatagtgCGATGACATGAAAATTTTTGGATATCCAAGGGACGATTTTAGTGGTTTACATTTAGGATTTCCATGAATGAATATAGGTATAAACCCTGAGAGAAATGGgtgaagaattaaaaaaaaaaataggaaaggaTCATCCACGTTATGGTGCCATGCCATTGAACCTCTAattggagaaaaacaaaaataaaaacaaaaaaaattaacacttgGGTATTTAGCGTCGTGAACAAACGTTACTCATTATTACTTTCTTAAAAAGCGAAgaaaagttataattaaaaacgGAGAGACAGAAAGAGAGATTAAGCAAGCTCGATTCTTCAACTTcaagcaaaggaaaaaaaaaacttcatgaaTGTATatcgaattaaaaattaagaagaattcAAATGGAATTCTACAACTGATTCATATCTATGGTCAAAATTAGATATGCACGTTATAACAGGCAATGCTAAATGAATGCCCAAGTATTCCTCGGGAAAGAAAAGGGTGGTGCAAGGAAAGCAAAGAATAGTCCTTTTCCATCTTActtataattaagtaaataCATAGATTgagcgccaaaaaaaaaagtaaatacatAGATTGAGCGCACCGCCTGAACTTGAACCCTCTAACAGGAAAAGTTTGGAATAACATATGAACAATCCTTCAAGAAAAGCTGTACGagtatatataaacatatatatatatatatatatatatatatatatatatatatatatatatatatatatatatatatatatatatatatatatagaagataaCGAGTTTATTATATATACAACCCAACGTTTATAAATCATCAAGCAAGCTAGCTAGGCCTACTTGCATctctttataattaaattaagttgataaatttaatttggtgTCTTCTTACCTGATCATCTCAATCAATGGCAAATAATGGAGGAATGAGATCAGGAGGGATTGCAGACCGGACACGGTCGCGTAGCCACGTTGTTGAAGAGTGTGTGCCTTCTTCGGCTTGGACGGAGGACTCCAATGGCCATTATCTTCTTGTTGATCTTCCTGGTATCTCTACGCTAACatttataataatgaaaattattcattcattttatgATGATCATGTTATTGGCTAATTATAGCTATCGATCAATTTAATCtctgcttcttttttaaaactaagaCTTAATTAATTTCTGCTAATTTCCTGTTGCATGGCTTGATTATAATAATACTTCAGAATCACTTCTGAatgtaaatattttactttttatgctGATTGTAAATATTTAGTGGTTGCAACACAATACGGGCTATCCTTTGATGATTGAAGACCCATGTTAATTaggttaaatatatatattagtataGATTTAAACTATGAACACTTGAAACATTTCTTAAAATCTCTATATATACGTTAGTGAGTCTCAGCTGATCATAATTCTTTTTGCAATTTGaatttatagattttaaaaaggAAGAAGTGAAGCTTCAAGTTGATAACTCTGGGCAGATAGTGGTGAGCGGAGAGAGGTTTGTGAACAACAACAGCAAAGTAATATATTTCGAGCAAAAATTTAAGCTTCCAGAGAACTCAGATACTGATAAGATCACTGGAAAATTTGATGGTGAGATTCTGTATGTAACTGTTCCAAAGCAAGAAGAAACGTCCGTAGAGCCTGAATATCAAAacaccgccaccgccaccgccaccgctACCGCTACCGGTGATGAAAATCACAGAAGGTTAGAAGAGAAGGGAAGCATGGATAGTTACAGACTTTTTTCAAGGAAATATTGGCGACAGGAGGATGAGGCTACACCATTAGAGAAGGCCATGGAgatgataaagaaaaacaagggGATTTTGCTTACTGCCGTTATAGCATTTTCTCTTGGGATAATAGTGACTCGCCATAAGTTGGAATCTGGAGGAGAATAAGtgcattacatttttttttctttttttaattgcgtCTGCCTGGTTGTTCTTGATATATTTGTCGACAATAATcggtatatataatatatatacactgTCAATCTTCCATTAATAAGCGTGTGTTCTTTCCCCTGCTATAAATATTGCTTTAAGAATCTAGTTCTTGTAGCTAGtccattaatttttgtttttttttcctcctaatAGAAACTCATATAAACCTTTTATTGCTGCAAATATTGGACTAACtaaggatataaaaaatattgtgaaaaaCCTGCAGAACATTTTGATGAATATTGTTATAAAAGAGGTCAGATTAGAAAGAATACAAGATTTAACGTAGTTTACAAAATACCTACATCCACAAGAGTAaggatcttttattttttaaccatgtCGAAATAGGATTACAtggtatatatttatatttatagtaaATCTTAAACCACATAGAAAAACCTAGTTTACCAATGAATCGTTTCACCTCACTCTACTTCACTTTGACATTTGCCTATAAGCCAAAACTACAACAATTTCAACCTTAGTAAATATCCTCCCCCTTGAAGAAAAGTATGGAAAACTCCACTTAGGGATAATAGGTTGGTACATCTCTCATCTTGCAtatagaaatattaattaagttcaGGTAATGCTTGAACTTGTCTATGGTAACAAGCTTTGACAACATGTATGTTGTATTTTTAGAAGTATGAACTTTTTCAAGTGACAGTTCATCAGAAGAAACCAATTTCATGATCCTATGAAATCTCACATTTATGTGCTTGGTTCTTTACCAAGTACATGACACTCTGACTATCACA
It encodes:
- the LOC18105816 gene encoding inactive protein RESTRICTED TEV MOVEMENT 2, with the translated sequence MANNGGMRSGGIADRTRSRSHVVEECVPSSAWTEDSNGHYLLVDLPDFKKEEVKLQVDNSGQIVVSGERFVNNNSKVIYFEQKFKLPENSDTDKITGKFDGEILYVTVPKQEETSVEPEYQNTATATATATATGDENHRRLEEKGSMDSYRLFSRKYWRQEDEATPLEKAMEMIKKNKGILLTAVIAFSLGIIVTRHKLESGGE